The following coding sequences lie in one Girardinichthys multiradiatus isolate DD_20200921_A chromosome 13, DD_fGirMul_XY1, whole genome shotgun sequence genomic window:
- the trib1 gene encoding tribbles homolog 1 yields the protein MVNRPFGMNLQCSSPVAPCIRRVPHKRLDSDDQPPAKCARLSADSGDPQGLLGTSPSSPVGPAANPVSATHQGPSRIGAFLLLPLTDRESVHGAMNTDTGDELLCKVFDMGVYQDKIRAYGVLPPHRNVAGIRDIILGERKAYIFLDKDFGDMHTLVKSCRRLDEKMARRLFRQVVLSVAHCHQAGIVLGDLKLRKFVFADEKRTHVRLESLEDCRILEDPNRDSMSDTHGCPAYVSPEILSGSTPYSGRMADMWSLGVMLYTMLVGRYPFHDPDPATLFSKIRRGQCCLPEGLSPKAKCLLQSLLRKEPLERLTAAELLAHPWFHLPSSPPDPASGEQEVSLAEQTVPSFEVEENEDLFC from the exons ATGGTAAATCGGCCCTTTGGGATGAACTTGCAGTGCAGCAGCCCCGTGGCTCCCTGTATTCGAAGAGTCCCCCACAAGCGCCTGGACTCAGACGATCAGCCGCCGGCCAAATGCGCGAGGCTCAGCGCCGATTCGGGGGACCCGCAGGGACTCCTCGGCACGTCCCCGAGCTCTCCGGTCGGCCCCGCAGCCAACCCGGTCTCTGCGACCCACCAGGGACCGTCCAGGATAGGAGCGTTCCTGCTGCTGCCCCTGACGGACCGGGAGAGCGTGCACGGCGCGATGAACACTGACACCGGTGATGAGCTGCTGTGCAAG GTCTTTGATATGGGGGTGTACCAGGATAAGATCAGAGCCTACGGAGTTCTTCCACCTCACAGGAACGTGGCCGGCATCAGGGACATCATTCTGGGGGAGCGCAAGGCCTACATCTTCCTGGACAAGGACTTTGGGGACATGCACACCCTGGTGAAGAGCTGCAGACGACTGGATGAGAAGATGGCCCGCAGGTTGTTCCGGCAGGTGGTTCTGTCCGTGGCGCACTGCCACCAAGCAGGCATCGTGCTGGGTGACCTCAAGCTACGCAAGTTTGTCTTTGCAGATGAAAAAAG GACACACGTAAGACTTGAGAGCCTCGAGGACTGCCGCATACTTGAGGATCCGAACAGAGACTCAATGTCAGACACCCACGGGTGCCCCGCCTACGTCAGCCCTGAGATCCTCAGCGGCTCCACACCATACTCCGGCAGAATGGCTGACATGTGGAGCCTAGGGGTCATGCTTTACACCATGCTGGTGGGTCGCTATCCCTTCCACGACCCGGACCCAGCCACTCTGTTTTCCAAAATCCGCAGGGGCCAGTGCTGCTTGCCCGAAGGCTTGTCACCAAAGGCCAAGTGTTTGCTCCAAAGCCTGCTGAGGAAAGAGCCTTTAGAGAGACTAACGGCAGCCGAGCTTCTCGCTCACCCGTGGTTCCACCTGCCATCGTCGCCCCCCGATCCAGCATCGGGCGAGCAGGAGGTGAGCTTGGCAGAGCAGACCGTGCCGTCCTTTGAAGTAGAAGAGAATGAGGATCTGTTCTGCTGA